One Caretta caretta isolate rCarCar2 chromosome 8, rCarCar1.hap1, whole genome shotgun sequence DNA window includes the following coding sequences:
- the PODN gene encoding podocan isoform X2, with the protein MLPNSRSLLVLWLLVFSYNMIHGHNDEDNEFLENSSKLLNPDPNFLAPDCPRDCTCTQEGVVDCGGIDLKEFPIDLPESTNHLSLQNNQIEEIFPEELARLYRLETLNLQNNRLTSKGLPEEAFEQLENLNYLYLANNKLTLAPKFLPNTLISADFAANYITKIYGLTFGQKPNLRSVYLHNNKLSDAGLPDDMFNGSNNVEILIMSSNFLKYVPKNLPSALYKLHLKNNKLEKIPKGAFNELAGLRELYLQNNYLTNEGMDNETFWKLSSLEYLDLSSNNLSQIPSGLPRNIVLLHLEKNAIKTIGRDVLIQIRNLEYLLLHNNKLKARGIHPQAFQGLKKLHTVHLYNNMLERIPSGLPRRVKTLMILHNQISEINRNDFATTYLLEELNLSYNKITSPHIHREAFRKLRLLKSLDLSGNNLHTLPFGFPKNLQILKLKENDISTIPRRALAGMTKLQELYLSNNKLKVNSIYRGAWRELSSLQLLDMGGNQLISIPSDLPGSLEYLYLQNNKITMVSENAFESTPNIKGIFLRYNKIAVGAVKESTFQSLKHLQVLDIEGNFEFSDTSKNRDNSEEEEEEEEEEESR; encoded by the exons ATGCTTCCAAACAGCAGATCCCTGCTGGTGCTGTGGCTTTTGGTATTTAGCTACAATATGATCCATGGTCACAATGATGAAGACAATGAGTTTCTGGAAAATTCATCCAAATTACTGAATCCAGACCCTAATTTCCTGGCTCCGGACTGCCCTAGAGACTGTACCTGCACCCAGGAAGGAGTTGTGGATTGTGGAGGGATCGATCTGAAAGAATTTCCCATAGATTTACCAGAGTCAACAAACCACCTTTCCTTGCAg aataacCAGATAGAAGAAATCTTTCCAGAAGAGCTTGCACGTCTTTACAGACTAGAAACGCTCAATTTACAGAACAACAGGCTCACTTCGAAAG GGCTTCCAGAGGAGGCATTTGAACAGCTGGAGAATCTGAATTACTTGTACCTTGCAAACAATAAG CTAACTCTGGCTCCGAAATTCCTACCAAATACCTTGATCAGTGCAGATTTTGCAGCCAATTACATCACAAAGATTTATGGGCTCACGTTCGGACAGAAGCCAAACCTGAG ATCTGTGTATCTTCACAACAATAAACTTTCAGATGCTGGGTTACCTGATGATATGTTCAATGGCTCTAATAACGTGGAGATATTGATCATGTCCAGCAATTTCCTGAAGTATGTTCCAAAGAACCTGCCTTCAGCACTATATAAACTACACTTAAAG AACAACAAACTAGAGAAGATTCCCAAAGGAGCCTTCAATGAACTTGCGGGCCTTCGAGAGCTGTATTTGCAGAACAACTACTTGACTAATGAAGGGATGGACAATGAAACCTTCTG GAAACTATCCAGCCTTGAATATCTGGATTTGTCCAGCAATAATCTTTCACAAATCCCGAGTGGCTTACCTCGAAACATcgtcctccttcacctggagaagaATGCAATTAAGACGATTGGCAGAGATGTCTTGATCCAAATTAGAAACCTTGAGTACCTTCTACTTCACAACAACAAGTTAAAAGCCCGAGGGATCCACCCGCAAGCCTTCCAGGGCCTGAAGAAGCTGCACACTGTCCACTTGTACAACAATATGCTGGAAAGGATTCCCAGTGGGCTACCTCGGCGAGTGAAGACACTTATGATCCTTCATAACCAGATCTCTGAGATTAACAGGAATGACTTTGCTACCACTTACTTACTGGAGGAGCTAAACTTGAGCTACAATAAGATCACAAGTCCTCATATCCATCGGGAGGCCTTCCGCAAGCTGAGACTGCTAAAGTCCTTGGATCTTTCTGGGAACAACCTCCACACGCTGCCTTTTGGCTTTCCAAAGAACTTGCAGATTCTGAAACTGAAGGAGAACGACATAAGCACCATTCCAAGAAGAGCCCTGGCAGGAATGACAAAGCTGCAGGAGCTATACCTGAGCAACAATAAACTGAAAGTCAATTCCATTTACAGGGGAGCATGGAGGGAACTCAGCAGTCTCCAG TTATTAGATATGGGTGGCAATCAGCTGATCTCTATTCCATCGGACCTGCCAGGATCCCTAGAATATCTGTATCTCCAGAACAACAAaatcaccatggtatcagagAATGCCTTTGAATCCACACCCAACATAAAGGGAATTTTCCTCAG GTACAATAAGATAGCGGTTGGAGCAGTGAAGGAAAGTACATTCCAAAGCCTAAAGCATTTACAGGTGCTGGATATTGAAGGGAACTTTGAATTCAGTGATACTTCAAAGAACAGGGATAAttcagaagaggaggaggaagaagaagaagaggaagaatcaAGATAA
- the PODN gene encoding podocan isoform X1, which yields MFSWSLKGRVFFGAQQGPGRPFSEQGELACRFLTVEMLPNSRSLLVLWLLVFSYNMIHGHNDEDNEFLENSSKLLNPDPNFLAPDCPRDCTCTQEGVVDCGGIDLKEFPIDLPESTNHLSLQNNQIEEIFPEELARLYRLETLNLQNNRLTSKGLPEEAFEQLENLNYLYLANNKLTLAPKFLPNTLISADFAANYITKIYGLTFGQKPNLRSVYLHNNKLSDAGLPDDMFNGSNNVEILIMSSNFLKYVPKNLPSALYKLHLKNNKLEKIPKGAFNELAGLRELYLQNNYLTNEGMDNETFWKLSSLEYLDLSSNNLSQIPSGLPRNIVLLHLEKNAIKTIGRDVLIQIRNLEYLLLHNNKLKARGIHPQAFQGLKKLHTVHLYNNMLERIPSGLPRRVKTLMILHNQISEINRNDFATTYLLEELNLSYNKITSPHIHREAFRKLRLLKSLDLSGNNLHTLPFGFPKNLQILKLKENDISTIPRRALAGMTKLQELYLSNNKLKVNSIYRGAWRELSSLQLLDMGGNQLISIPSDLPGSLEYLYLQNNKITMVSENAFESTPNIKGIFLRYNKIAVGAVKESTFQSLKHLQVLDIEGNFEFSDTSKNRDNSEEEEEEEEEEESR from the exons AGCTGGAGTCTGAAGGGAAGAGTCTTTTTTGGAGCACAGCAAGGACCGGGAAGGCCTTTTTCTGAGCAGGGAGAGCTTGCCTGCAGGTTTCTTACAG TGGAAATGCTTCCAAACAGCAGATCCCTGCTGGTGCTGTGGCTTTTGGTATTTAGCTACAATATGATCCATGGTCACAATGATGAAGACAATGAGTTTCTGGAAAATTCATCCAAATTACTGAATCCAGACCCTAATTTCCTGGCTCCGGACTGCCCTAGAGACTGTACCTGCACCCAGGAAGGAGTTGTGGATTGTGGAGGGATCGATCTGAAAGAATTTCCCATAGATTTACCAGAGTCAACAAACCACCTTTCCTTGCAg aataacCAGATAGAAGAAATCTTTCCAGAAGAGCTTGCACGTCTTTACAGACTAGAAACGCTCAATTTACAGAACAACAGGCTCACTTCGAAAG GGCTTCCAGAGGAGGCATTTGAACAGCTGGAGAATCTGAATTACTTGTACCTTGCAAACAATAAG CTAACTCTGGCTCCGAAATTCCTACCAAATACCTTGATCAGTGCAGATTTTGCAGCCAATTACATCACAAAGATTTATGGGCTCACGTTCGGACAGAAGCCAAACCTGAG ATCTGTGTATCTTCACAACAATAAACTTTCAGATGCTGGGTTACCTGATGATATGTTCAATGGCTCTAATAACGTGGAGATATTGATCATGTCCAGCAATTTCCTGAAGTATGTTCCAAAGAACCTGCCTTCAGCACTATATAAACTACACTTAAAG AACAACAAACTAGAGAAGATTCCCAAAGGAGCCTTCAATGAACTTGCGGGCCTTCGAGAGCTGTATTTGCAGAACAACTACTTGACTAATGAAGGGATGGACAATGAAACCTTCTG GAAACTATCCAGCCTTGAATATCTGGATTTGTCCAGCAATAATCTTTCACAAATCCCGAGTGGCTTACCTCGAAACATcgtcctccttcacctggagaagaATGCAATTAAGACGATTGGCAGAGATGTCTTGATCCAAATTAGAAACCTTGAGTACCTTCTACTTCACAACAACAAGTTAAAAGCCCGAGGGATCCACCCGCAAGCCTTCCAGGGCCTGAAGAAGCTGCACACTGTCCACTTGTACAACAATATGCTGGAAAGGATTCCCAGTGGGCTACCTCGGCGAGTGAAGACACTTATGATCCTTCATAACCAGATCTCTGAGATTAACAGGAATGACTTTGCTACCACTTACTTACTGGAGGAGCTAAACTTGAGCTACAATAAGATCACAAGTCCTCATATCCATCGGGAGGCCTTCCGCAAGCTGAGACTGCTAAAGTCCTTGGATCTTTCTGGGAACAACCTCCACACGCTGCCTTTTGGCTTTCCAAAGAACTTGCAGATTCTGAAACTGAAGGAGAACGACATAAGCACCATTCCAAGAAGAGCCCTGGCAGGAATGACAAAGCTGCAGGAGCTATACCTGAGCAACAATAAACTGAAAGTCAATTCCATTTACAGGGGAGCATGGAGGGAACTCAGCAGTCTCCAG TTATTAGATATGGGTGGCAATCAGCTGATCTCTATTCCATCGGACCTGCCAGGATCCCTAGAATATCTGTATCTCCAGAACAACAAaatcaccatggtatcagagAATGCCTTTGAATCCACACCCAACATAAAGGGAATTTTCCTCAG GTACAATAAGATAGCGGTTGGAGCAGTGAAGGAAAGTACATTCCAAAGCCTAAAGCATTTACAGGTGCTGGATATTGAAGGGAACTTTGAATTCAGTGATACTTCAAAGAACAGGGATAAttcagaagaggaggaggaagaagaagaagaggaagaatcaAGATAA